From the genome of Octopus bimaculoides isolate UCB-OBI-ISO-001 unplaced genomic scaffold, ASM119413v2 Scaffold_223861, whole genome shotgun sequence, one region includes:
- the LOC106867095 gene encoding heparan sulfate glucosamine 3-O-sulfotransferase 3B1 yields the protein MDSRSFEEMVFVDNTSRIVDTQWSPVRIGVYAKHLKHWLQYFPLEQMHFVSGERLIENPADEMLKVQQFLGLRPVINHKHFYLKSRKGFPCILKPNRQKGSHPHCLGETKGRIHPMIDPSVIRRLRDFYKPFNIKFYRMVNQD from the coding sequence AAATGGTGTTTGTTGATAACACCAGCCGTATTGTCGACACTCAGTGGAGTCCTGTCCGTATAGGAGTCTATGCTAAACACCTGAAACATTGGCTTCAGTATTTCCCTCTGGAACAAATGCACTTCGTGAGTGGTGAACGTCTTATTGAAAACCCTGCTGATGAGATGTTAAAAGTGCAACAGTTTTTGGGACTCAGACCTGTTATAAACCACAAACATTTTTACCTGAAATCCAGGAAAGGATTCCCTTGTATCCTCAAACCTAACAGACAAAAAGGTAGCCACCCTCACTGCTTAGGTGAAACTAAAGGGCGTATTCACCCCATGATTGATCCTTCAGTGATACGGAGGCTTAGGGATTTTTATAAGCCCTTCAATATAAAGTTTTATCGCATGGTTAATCAAGAT